Below is a window of Camelina sativa cultivar DH55 chromosome 11, Cs, whole genome shotgun sequence DNA.
GCATCATCCAACTTCTTTGCCCAATCTTTCCTTGTGATACCAACTGTTTTCTCAAGAATTGACTTCATTTCCCTGTTTGAAATTTCAACCTGACCACTAGTTTGGGGATGGTAAGGTGTAGCAACTTTATGCTTCACTCCATGTTTCTTaagaagactctcaaagaccttgttaaCAAAGTGTTTTCCTCATTCACGAATGACCACTCTTGGAATACCAAACcttggaaaaatgattgtctTGAACAACTTCAACACTACCTTTGCATCATTGGTAGGACTAGCTATAGCTTCCACCCATTTAGAGACATAATCAACAGCCACAAGAAGGAAATGGTCTCATGAAGAAGGAAATGGTCTCATGAAGTCAATACCCCATACATCAAACACTTCAACTTCTAAAGTAGGAGTTTGTGGCATTTCATTTCTCCTGCTGATGTTGCCTTTTCTCTGACATGAATCACACTTGGAGATGATCTCTTGAGTGTCCTTGAACATAGTTGGCCACCACAAACCAGCTTGAAGAATCTTTGTGACTGTcttgaatgtagcaaaatgaCCTCCATAGGCTGCTCCATGACAAATTTCTACTAAACCTTCTATCTCTTCTTTGGAAACACATCTTCTATAAATCTTGTCCTTACAAAGAGTATAGAGGTAAGGTGCATCCCAATAGTAGTTGTTGATGTCCCTGAAGAACTTTTTCCTATCATAACCAACCAGATTTGGTGGCTCTATTCCACAAGCAAGATAGTTAACAAAATCAGCATACCAAGGACCATTCTCTTCCAAACTCATGACCTCTCCAAGCTTTTTCCAAGTCTCATTGGTCTTTTCAAGGAGTTGAATTGCCATTATCTGCTCTTCAGGAAGTGCATCATTGATTGGAATCTCATTCTCAATCCTTAATCTTGATagatgatcagctactccattctcaatacccttcttgtctttaatctccaaatCAAACTATTGAAGTAGCAATATCCATCTCAACAGCCTTGGTTTAGCATCCTTCTTTGCTAAAAGATGTCTCAATGAtgcatgatcagtatgaacaaCCACTTTTGAACCCACCAAATATGACCTGAACTTTTCAAATGCAAAGACAATAGCAAGGAGCTATTTTTCTGTTGTAGCATACTTGACTTGAGCTTCATCCAAGGTTCTACTTGCATAGTATAtaacatgaagcttcttgtctttCCTTTGACCAAGCACTGCTCCAATTGCatagtcactagcatcacacatgatttcaAATGGCAAATTCCAATCTGGAGCTTGAACTATTGGAGCACTAACCAACTCTTCCTCTATCTTCTTGAAAGCTTGAAGACACTCCTCATTAAACTCAAATTCAACTTCCTTACACAACAATCTTATAAGAGGTCTAGCAATCTTTAAGAAGTCTTTAATGAACCTTCTATAGAATCCAGCATGGCCTAAAAAGCTTCTTATCCCCTTGACTGAATTTGGTGGTGCTAGATTGGTCATCACATCAATCTTAGCTCTATCAACTTCAATGCCTTTCTCAGACAACTTCAATGCCTACCAACACAATTCCTTCTTTcaccatgaagtgacactttTCCCAATTCAAGACCAGATTTGTTTCCTCACACCTCTTAAAGACCCTGCACAAATTAGAAAGACAACCAGAAAAAGagtctccatagacagagaagtcatccatgaaaacctccacaACATCCTCAATTAGATCAGAAAAaattgacatcatgcatctttggaaAGTAGCTGGAGCATTACACAATCCAAATGACATCCTTCTATAAGCAAAAGTACCATAAGGACATGTGAAAGTAGTTTTTTCCTGATCATTGGGATGTATGGGGATTTGAAAGAAACCAGAATAACCATCAAGAAAGTAATAATGAGTATGACTAGCAAGCCTCTATAaaatttgatcaataaatggtAAAGGAAAGTGATATTTTCTAGATGCAGCATTAAGTCTCCTATAATCAATACACATGCGATGTCCAATTATTGTTCTAGTAGGAATCAACTCATTTTTATCATTCTTAATAACTGTAACTCCTCCTTTATTTGGCACCACATGTACAGGTGAAACCCATGTACTATCTGATATAGGATATATGATGCCAGCATCAAAGAGTTTAAGAATCTCTTTCCTCACCACATCTCTTAAGTTAGGGTTTAACCTTCTTTGTGGTTCAATggaagtcattgattcatcaTCTAAATGAATCCTATGAATGCAAAGAGTTTCATAAATGCCTTTAatatcatcaattgaataaccaATAGCTCTCCTATACTTTTTTAATTCACCTAGAAGAGTAACAGTTTCTTGTTCACTAAGTTCTTCATTGATaatgacaggataagtagagtttTTACCTAGAAAAGCATACCTTAGCCCCTTAGGGAGTGGTTTAAGTTCAATCTTGGGTGCTTTAAGCTCACTCCAATCTTCATTTGAGTCTACTTCAACTGAACACACCATTTGCTCTTTCAACTCAAGGAAGCTTCCATCATCACTAGCAGGCTTGTGAGAGTCAAGAATCTTTTCATACCCTTCACTATCTTTCTTTAGTAAACCAAACTCTCCTTGTTTAACTGTCAAGGTGTTTTGGAGCTCATCTTTTATTGCCAATTCCTCCAAAAGCTCATCACCTAAAGCTTCCATCTTCTCAATGTAGAAAATTTGACCATCAATTGTAGGCTTCCTCATCACTTTGTTGATGTCAAAAGTCAGGGCTTCCTTGCCCAAATTCAATTGAATCTTCCCACCTTTCACATCAATCATTGTTCCTGAAGTTCTTAGAAATGGTCTCCCCAAGATGAgtggatcttttggttcttcatccatttcaagCACAACAAAGTCAGTTGGGATCACAAAATGGCCAATCATCACTGGTAGATCTTCAAGCACTCCAACTGGTGTTCTAACTGACCTATCAACAAGAACAAGGGTGATCATACACTTCTTGTAGTGAGTGAAACCTAGTGATGCTTTGGCAACTGAGAGAGGCATCAAGCTCACACTAGACCCCAGATCACATAAACAATGGCTAAAAGATAGAGGTCCCAATGTGCAAGAGTGAGTGAAGCTACCAGGATCTTCAAGATTCTTTGCTACTACCTTGTTTTGAATAATAGCACTGCACTCATGAGTTAAGATAATCATTCCTTGtagagctttcttcttctccaaaactgcATCCTTGAGGAACTTGTTGTATGATGGGTTAACCAAGAATGCATCTATGATAGGCATTGTAATAGTAACATCTTTCATTTGTGCATCAAACATAGCTCTATACTTGTCCACCTGTTGCTTCTTAAACCTACCAGGAAATGGCAATCTCGGTTCATATGGTGGAGGCACAAATAGAGTTTCTTTGGCAACAGGAGAGATAAGGATGTGGTACATTCATTTGTTGTTGAGGTTGGGAATAGCTTTGAGGTTTGGCTTGGTAATTCCCTTGAGGTTTTGGCTGATAGTTGGGTTGGGAAGGAAAACCAGGTGGTTTTTATGGTGGATAACTctgatcttgtgggttctccACATTGGTGCTGCGGTAAGAGAGGTTAGGGTGGTTACGGTAATTGGGATTGAACTTATTATACCCTTGGCCACCTACATAGTTGACCTCTTCCTGTCCTTCAACACAAGCATCCATACCTTCTTGATACCCTTGATAGACATCACTCTCTATAACAAAGTGGACTGGCTTTTGATTGGCAAGAATCATCTTATCCATCTTGTCATTCAATGCTTTGATCTCCTTGCGGTGTTGCTCATTCATATCAGTATAATCCCTTGGagttctatcataatcctcCCCATAGTTTCCATcactttgagcaagattctcaaccagcAACATTCCTTGTGCAgcattttgacccaagaagtTCCCATTGCTTGTTGTATCAAGTAGCATTCTATACTAAGGCATAACTCCTATATAGAGTGTACTCAACTGTGACTCCATGGAGAAACCATGATATGGACATTGAGAGATGTACCCCTTGAAtctttcccatgcttcacaaaaactctcaatTCCCTTTTGAGCAAAGCTTGATATCTCATTTTTTAACCTTGTTGTTCTCGTAGTGGAGAAGAATTTGAAGAGGAAAGCCTTCTTACATTGATCCCAAGAGGTGATGGTGTTATGAGGTAGATTCTTCTCCCAAATGTGAGCCTTATCACCaagagagaatgggaagaggcgcagcTTGAAGGCATCTTCAGAGATACCATTGATCTTAACAGTCCCACAAAACCTATCAAATTGGTCCAAGTGATCAAGAGGGTCTTCCATTGCCAAACCATGAAATTTTGATCCTTGCACCATGTTGATAAGACTGGCCTTTATCTCAAAGTGATTGTTCTCAACTGGTGGAGCTCTAATACCAGTTCTATGTCCATTGACATTTGGTGCATCATAGGCTCCAATGAGAGGGGCTTGTCTTGGTATATGGTTTGGAACTCTGTCATCATTGGGCTGGCCATTTCCATTATGACCAGCAGCAGGAGGAGGGTTGTTCTCCATAGCTTGGCGGGCTAATCGGCAGTTCTCTCTTTCAAAACGGTGAATGTCTTCAACAGGTTCAAATAAATTGGCTTGGCCTTGACTTCTCAAGTTCATACACCTtgcaaaagagaattcaaaacacCAAAGCAAACCAAGTAAGTAACAATGTAAAGTAAGTGAATAGGCTCAAGCAAAGTtgaaatcctaatggtcaaATTGAATGCAAATGGGCAACACCGCCAAATTGATGTAATAATACATCAAGTTGAAATCCTAATGgtcgttgtagtatagtggtaagtattcccgcctatcacgcgggtgacccgggttcgatccccggcaacagcgccaaattgatgtagtatttttctatcaattaaattatcaatccacaatttgcattaatcaactcactaagaatacacaaagatgcttaatctattcttaaacagGAAAATGTTCTTTTGTCACAATCTTAACTGACAAActgattaaagaaataaaacaagacaattcaaaacaagcaaaatcaaagaaacagaacacaactagcaacaagctttaaaaatcaagattaaacaagtgaaccttgggcaaggttattgacttgggagatagctaaccaatcctagatgtctaagcaacaagcaagaacaatcctatggctaagaacacttatgcaaatcaatccatttccatgatagagattcctatgctaatcaagtgataatcaacaatttccaaaggcaatcacaaggcaagcatgcattataaacaagtctaaataccactaagcaccctaatcatcaatttccattggctaggaatgcaaagctcttgattaatttggttcaggaatttcatcaaacaccttatgggcatggaaatcctaatatctagaatcaagcttgatcaaggctatctagcattattaacactaatcaagataggaaatacataaataaagccttagacatcaaagatcaatcatctatctccctaatctacctagcccaaagttctaaaagGTCTACTCACTCATggttatgatcacacaaaggtagAGGTTTGATCTatgtgaaatcataattagaGATTATAGAATAGGAGATTTGaatagaaattgctattaaaaacttagaagtactcaatcattcaacaaaccaagagtaaataAGCTTAAGAAacctaagtggctgctaaacaagagataaatctccccttaatagggttagagtatttatagcaaaataaaagggAGCCGGGTCAACCTAGTTCAAACCGGGTCAAACtcggatcaaaactaaaacaagtgtggtgATAGTCTCACACGGCCATGCTTTGGGCGCTGGTCCTGACCTCTGGTCTCACACGGCCATACTTTGGCCGCTGGTCTCGGCCGCTGGTCTCGGCCGCTGGTCTCGGCCGCTGGTCCAAACAATCAGTGCACGTCTACTCTTCACGCCCAAAGCATGGCTGCTCTTGGCCGCTGCT
It encodes the following:
- the LOC104728416 gene encoding uncharacterized protein LOC104728416, with translation MAIQLLEKTNETWKKLGEVMSLEENGPWYADFVNYLACGIEPPNLVGYDRKKFFRDINNYYWDAPYLYTLCKDKIYRRCVSKEEIEGLVEICHGAAYGGHFATFKTVTKILQAGLWWPTMFKDTQEIISKCDSCQRKGNISRRNEMPQTPTLEVEVFDVWGKHFVNKVFESLLKKHGVKHKVATPYHPQTSGQVEISNREMKSILEKTVGITRKDWAKKLDDALWAYRTAYKIPIGTTPFNLLYGKSCHLPVELEYKAMWAVKLLNFDIKNAHEKRLVQLNELQEIRLEAYESSKIYKERTKAFHDKRILPRVFKEGDLVLLFNSRLKLFPGKLKSRWSGPFKIKEVRPYGALVLLNKAGKEFVVNGQRLKHYLANDFIEEGTTVSLSEPQDT